The Streptomyces noursei ATCC 11455 sequence GAACGTCTGATGGCGGGACGGGAGGCGTAGGGCGCGTGCACCTGTGCGCCTGTGCGCCTGCCCCGACTACGCGTACCGGGGCAGGTCCCGCGTCGAGATCGTCCACTCGGCGATGGTCACGTCCTCCCCGTAGACGAAGTCCTTGCGGACGGCGTACCGCGGGCCGTCCGGGGTCGAGTGGATATCCGTGAAGACGGCGCCGCTGCCGGTACGGGGATCGAAGATCGCGTAGACCGGGATGCCCATCAGGGGGTAGTCGCGGACCTTGCCCACCCAGTCGTTGTCGGGGTTGGAGCGGGAGACGACTTCGATGGCGGCGACGAGGGTGCGGGGGTCGATGGAGCCGTCACACTCCATGTCCGACTCGGCGATCACCATGATCTCCGGACACCGCAGAACGCCGATCTCCTCGTCCTCGACGTCCGGCGTACCCGAGTGGACCGCCAGGCGTTCCGGCGTCAGCTTCTCCAACAGCCGCCTGATCCGGGCAACCGTCAATTCGTGCCGCCCCAACGGCGTCGGCACGTCGTGGACGATGCCTTCCCTCGTGATCTCCAGCTTGCCCGGGATGCATTTCTGCGAGCTCTCGACTAACGCCCGCAGAGCTCGATACCCACGGCACCTCACTCCACTCATCAGGTCACACCCCGCTCGGGAGGCGGGCCCAGCCGTTGCCCATCCTGGCGACAGTCCCGACAGAGTCCCGCTTCTCTGGCTCTGAAGGCCCGTTCGCAGCCGTCGCAGGTCTGGAATGGGGCAAGGCCGGGGGCCGTGGGCTCCGGAGGCGGTGGCGTCTCGGGGAGGGGCGGCGGCAGCAGGGCCGTGAGGCGGTGCGCGATCAGGCCCGCTGAATTCCGGACGGGGTCCGGGAGATCCGTGCTCAGCGCTCTTCGGACGGCCTCCGGGGCCACCCCGCGTTCCAGCCAGGCGGCGACGCCCGGAGCGAGGCGGTCGATGTCCCGTACGGGGAGGAGAAGGCGGGCGTCGTCCCGTCGCAGGTTGGCGAGGAGCGCGGTGGCGGTGGTGAGGTGCTGGGCGGAGCGGGAGCGGGGCAGAGGCGGCCGGGCCGCCGGTGGGCGCCGTGGGGCCTCGGCCCGAGGTGGGGTCGGGGGCGAGGGCGGCGGCGAGGGCGGGGGCGGCGGCGGGGGCGGCGGGGGCGGCGGTGAGGCCGGTTTCCGTTCCGGTGCGGGCTTCGGGCGCGCCGCCCGCTCGACCGGCTTCGCCTCCCCGGCCAGCCGTTCCTTCGTCGCCGCCGGGTTGTTGTAGCTGATCGTCACGGTCACCATCCGCCCGTCCTCCAGGCGCTTGGCGACGCGCTTGAGGTACCCGTGCTTCTCCAGTTCCCGCAGGCCGGCGGCGATCCGCTGCCGTCCCTCCGGGAACCTGTTCGCCAACGTACGGATGTCGACCCGCGAGCCCTCGGGCAGGGAGAGGATGTGCACGCCGAGACCGATCGCCGTCATGGACAACTCACGGTGCTGGGCGAGGTGATCGCCGATGATCGTGTAGCCGGGACGCTGGAACTCCACGACTTTTTGCACACCTACGGGGGATCGGCGATCCGTGTACGAAGGGCACTGGTGCGCATTAAACTGCTTCATAGCCATCGGGAAGGTTTGGCTTCCTAGGTGGTTAGGCCCTCGACCGGGATGCCAGTCCCGCCGGGGGCCCATTGCTTGTTCGGGGTTGCTCGTCGCCGAGCCTGCACCGCGACGCCGCCGGAAATCCAGCCCAGAGCCACTGGATCACCCCACCGGGTGACACGGGTGTGCGAACCCGGGCGGTTCGGTTCGGTTGGTGGGTTATTCCCCTGCAGTTATGAGTTGTTGGAGCAGCCCGCCTCACCGGAGCCCGGTTCCCCGGCTCCCGGTCGGTCCCACATCGGCAGATCGAATTCCGCCCACACGGTCTTGCACGGGAACGGCCCCCGGACCGTGCCCCAGCGGTGCGCGAGCGCGCCGACGATGAGCAGCCCGTGGCCCGACTCACCCTCCGCCGGAGCCCGTTGAGCCGGGAGCCGTTCGCCGCGCGCGTCCGTGACGCCGATACAGAGCGTGTCCGCGTCAGCCGCCAACGCGAGGCGGAAATCCCGACCGGGAACGTGTCCGTGCGAGACGGCGTTCGCGGCCAGCTCGGCGATCACCTGGCCTGGCTCCTCGAACGGGAGCCCCCAGGAACGGAGTTGTTCGGTGCCGAGGAGGCGCGCCAGGCGTGCGCCCCGGCGCGTGGCGGACAGCTGGATCCGGAAGAGCAGCTTGGGTTCGGCAATTTGCTGATTCACGTGACTCAGCGTGGTCGCGCACACCTACCCTGAAAAGTAGTGACGCCAATACATTCAGTGATGTCCAGGGACTGGACAGGATGTCTTGGCTGTCCAGGAGGTGGAGGTCATGCAAAGCGACTCATCGGACGACTCAAGTTGGCCGCTTGCTCCAGGTGACGACGACCAGCCGTCGGTCGTGTTGGTAGGACGCCAGCTCAAGCTGTGGCGGACAGCTGCTGGCCTGCGCGTCCCCGACTTTGCCAAGTCCATGGGGTACAGCGCTGACCTGGTCTACAAGATTGAGCGTGGCGCGCGTATCCCGCGCCCGGACTACCTGGACAAGGCGGACAGAGTCCTGAACGCGGGCGGCAAGATCGCCGCGATGGCGGAGGACATGGAGAGCGCCCGGTATCCGAAGAAGGTCAGGGACCTGAAGCGGTGGGAGGACGAAGCGGTCGAGCTCGGCTCCTACGAAAACCACAACCTCCATGGACTGCTGCAAACCGAGGAACACATGCGGGCGCTGTACGAGATGAGGCGGCCCGCCTACACGTCGGAGGAAGTCGATCTCCGGGTGTCCGCCCGCATGACCCGCCGCTCGATCTTCGATCGCACCCCGGCGCCCGCGCTCACCTTCGTCCAGGAAGAGGTGACACTGCGCCGCCCCATCGGGGGGAGAATGGTGCACCAGCGGCAGCTCGAACGGTTGTTGGAGGTGGGCCAGTTGCGGAACGTCGAGATCCAGGTAATGCCGACGAACCGTGATGACCACGCAAGCATGGACGGCCGGATCCAACTGCTGAAGTTCGGGGACGGCTCGATTGTGGGGCACTCGATGAGCCAATACGGCAGCCGTCCGGTCGAGGACCCGAAGCTGATCCAAGTCCTTGAGCTGCGCTATGGGATCATCCGGGCCCAGGCTCTCACGCCCAGGGAGTCTCTGGCCTTCGTCGAGAAACTGCTGGGAGAGACATGAGCCTCAAGCCCTCCATCGGAAACTCCACCGAACTGGCGTGGGTCAAGAGCAGCTACAGCAACAGCAACGAAGACCACGACTGCGTAGAGGTCGCCTGGACCAAGAGCAGCTACAGCGGCCAGGGCAACGGCAACGAGTGCGTCGAGGTCGCATCCACCCCTGACACCATCCACATCCGCGACTCCAAGAACGCCAACGGCCCCCACCTGCACGTCCCCCCGGCCGCCTGGGCCGACTTCGTCGCGTTCACCCGCCGTTAGGCGGCTACGCGGCTCAGGCCCAGGACCGCCAGTTCCGGGTCGTCCCGGAGTTTGGCCAGGGCGCGTGAGACGGCGCTCTTGACCGTGCCGATCGAGACCTCCATGACCTCGGCGGTCTGGGCCTCGCTGAGGTCCTCGTAATACCTGAGGACGACCATCGCGCGCTGCCGGGCCGGCAGCCGCATGATCGCGCGCCACATCGCGTCGCGCAGGCCCTGGAGCTCGGCCGGGTCGGGCGCGGGCGTCGGGTCCGGCTCGGGCAGCTCGTCGCAGGCGAACTCCTCGACCTTGCGCTTGCGCCACTGGGAGGTGCGGGTGTTGATCAGCGCGCGGCGGACGTAGCCGTCCAGCGCGCGGTGGTCCTCGATGCGCTCCCAGGCCACGTACGTCTTGGTGAGCGCGGTCTGGAGGAGGTCCTCGGCGTCGTTGGGGTTCGAGGACAGGGACCGCGCGGCACGCAGCAGAACCGGCCCCCGGGCCCGTACGTAGGACGCGAACGACGGGAACGTCGCGGCCGTCGAGGCGGTTGTGCACGCAGTCGTGGTCATGTGTTCCACGCTAGGAGCGGGGGTGGGGCGCGGGCGTCGGCCCAGGGTGCCGAAGCGGGGTCCCCCTGAAGTTGTACGGATGGCGCCCCCTGCACCTCCTTAGGGGGGAGCGCGCGGGATGCTCCCCTAGGGGCGTACCGGTCGCCGGCCCGGCCGCTCCCCTATCCCTCCCGCCCCAGCACCAACCCCGACGTGGGCACCCCGGTGCCCGCCGTGACCAGGGTGTGGGCGGGGGTGCCGGCCTGGTTGACGCTGGTGCCGCGGAGCTGGCGGACGGCCTCGGCGATGCCGTTCATACCGTGCAGGTACGCCTCGCCGAGCTGGCCGCCGTGGGTGTTGAGGGGGAGCGTGTCGGCGGCGACGAAGTCGGCGGCCGCGCCGCGGTCGCAGAAGCCGAACTCCTCCAGTTGCATGAGGACGAAGGGCGTGAAGTGGTCGTAGAGGATGGCGACGTCGATGTCGGCGGGGGTGAGGCCGGAGGTGCGCCAGAGCTGGCGGGCGACCACGTTCATCTCGGGGAGGCCGGTGAGGTCGTCGCGGTAGAAGCTGGTCATCTGCTCCTGGGCGCGGCCGGCGCCCTGGGCCGCGGCGGTGATCACCGCGGGTGGGTGGGGGAGGTCGCGGGCCCGTTCGGCGGAGGTCACCACGATCGCCTGGGCGCCGTCGGTCTCCTGGCAGCAGTCCAGCAGCCGCAGCGGTTCGACGATCCAGCGGGACGCGGCGTGGTCGGCGAGGGTGATCGGCTTGCCGTGGAAGTACGCGGCCGGGTTGCGGGCGGCGTGCCGGCGGTCGGTGACCGCGACATGGCCGAAGGCGTCCGGGGTCAGGCCGTAGGCGTGCAGGTAGCGCTGGGCGGCCATGGCGACCCAGGAGGCGGGGGTGAGCAGGCCGAAGGGGAGGTTCCAGCCGAGCGCGGTGCCCTCGGCGGAGGGTTCGCGCTGCTGGACGCCGGCGCCGAAGCGGCGGCCGGAGCGCTCGTTGAAGGCGCGGTAGCAGACCACGACGTCGGCGAGGCCGGTGGCGACCGCGAGGGCCGCCTGCTGGACGGTGGCGCAGGCCGCGCCGCCGCCGTAGTGGACGCGGGAGAAGTAGGTCAGCTCGCCGATGCCGGCCGCCTGGGCGACGGTGATCTCCGGGTTGGTGTCCATGGTGAACGTGACCAGGCCGTCCACGTCGTCCGGGGCCAGCCCGGCGTCGGCCAGGGCGGCGTGCACGGCCTCGACGGCGAGCTTGAGTTCGCTGCGGCCGGAGTCCTTGGAGAAATCGGTGGCGCCGATGCCGACGATCGCGGCCCGGCCGCCGAGGGCGTCGGGGCGGTGGCGGGTCATCGGGCGACCGCCGCCAGCTCGACGGTGACGGTGCCGGTGACGTGGTTGCCGAGGCCGTTCGCCCCGACCACCCGCACCTGGACCGTGACGCCGTCGCCGTCGGTGCCGCCGCCGGTGTCCACGTCGGTGATCGTGCCGCGCAACACCATGGTGTCTCCCGGGTAGTTGGGCGCGCCGAGGCGGATGGCGACCTTGCGCAGGACGGAGTGCGGGCCGAAGTGGTCGGTGAGGTAGCGGCCGACCAGGCCATTGGTGGTGAGGATGTTCATGAAGATGTCCGGGGAGCCCTTCTCCCCGGCCGCCTCGGCGTCGTGGTGGACGTCCTGGTAGTCGCGCGAGGCGATGGCCCCGGAGACGATCAGGGTGCGGGTGATCGGGAGGGTGAGGGGCGGGAGCTCCAGGCCCGGGCGGGGCGCGGCGGCCGGGTCCGCGTCCCGGGCGGCGCGGGTCCCGGCGGCGTCGGCGTCGGCTTCGGTGGTCATGCGTGGGGCTCCTTCGTCAGCAACGCGCCCAGTTCTTCGAGGAGTTCGGCGCCGGCGCCCAGGTGGGCGTCGAGCTGCCGGCCCCACAGGAAGTGCCGGTGCACGGGGTGGTCGAGGTCGGCGCCGATGCCGCCGTGCAGATGCTGGCCGGTGTGCACCACCCGCGTGCCAGCCTCGGACGCCCACCAGGCGGCGGTCAGCGCGTGCGGGGCGGCGTCCATGCCGGCGTCCCGGCGCCAGGCCGCCTCGTAGGCGGTGACCCGGATCGCCTCGATGTCCATGTACGCCTCGGCGGCCCGCAGTTGGACGCCCTGGTTGGCGGCGAGCGGCCGGCCGAACTGCTCCCGGGTGGTGGTGTGTGCCACCGCCCGGGCCAGCGCGCCCGCGCACACCCCCGCCTGGAGGCCGGCGAAGGCGATCCGGGCGGTGGCCAGCACCTCGGCGTACGGGTCGTGCGGGGCGGGGCCGTCGGCGGGGTGCGGGGCGGGGCCGTCGAGGGGCTCGGCGGGGGCGTCGCGCAGCGTCAGCCGGCCCGCCGACCAGGGCGCGGTGGTCGCCACCGGCTCGACACCGACCCCGGGATCGCCGACCCGTACGAGCCACAGCCCCCGCCGCGCGTCCGGCACCAGCACCAGCGTGGCCTCGCACAGCCAGGGGACGACGGGCACGGTGCCGGTGAGCCGGCCCGGGGCGCCGGTCGTGGGCGGCCCGGAGGGAACGGGCCGGGGCACGCCGGCCCCCGCCGTCCGCGCGAACGCGCCCGCGGCCACCTCCGTCCCGTCCCGCAGGCCGGGCAGCAGCCGCGCCCGCTGCTCCGCGCTCCCGTACGCGCCGAGGGCCAGCAGCCCGTACACGCAGCTGGCCGCGAACGGCACCTGTGCGGTCGTCCGACCCTGCTCCTCCAGCATCAGGACCAGGCCCAACAGCCCGGTCTCCGCCACCGCGCCCGGCAGCCCGGCCGCGCACAGGGCCTTCCACAGGTCGGCGTCGGCGGACGTGCCGAGGGCGGCCAGCCGCTCCGGCGTGGACAGGTCGCCGAAGATCTCCGCCGCCAGGAGGCTCGCGGCCCGCTGCTCCTCGGTGGGGGTGAAGTCCATGTCAGCGCTCCCCGTCCGCGTCCGGTGCGCCGCCGCCCGCGTCCGGCGCGGCCCGGAAGACCGGCAGCAGCAACTCCTCGTCCGCCTGGAGGAATTCCAGCCGCACCGGCATCCCGATCCGGACCCGGTCGGGCGGCACGCCGATCACGTTGCTGACCATCCGGACCCCCTCGGCCAGTTCGATCAGCCCGACCGCGTACGGCCCGGCCGCGCCTTCGGCGGCACCGGCTCCGGGTGCGGCACCGGCGTCGGCTTCGACTGCGGGCTCGCTGAAGGCCGGGAACGGCGGGTGGTGCATCACCACGTACGAATAGACCGTCCCGGCGCCGCTCGCCTCGACGGTGTCCCAGTCCGCCGAGCCGCAGCCGTTGCACCCGGGCAGCCAGGGGAAACGCAGCGTCCCGCAACCGCCGCAGCGCTGGACGAGCAGTCTGCGGTCGGCCACGCCGGCCCAGAATCCGGCGTTGTCGCGGTTGACCACCGGACGGGGCCGCTTCGGGCGGGGCCGGGACGGACCGCCGCGGCCCGGCCCCCGGCCCCCGGGGCTGTGCCGGGCCGCCGGCGCGTACTTCAGGACCCGGAAGCGGTGCGTCCCGGCCGGCTCCCCGTTCGCCCGGACGTCCATCCGGGTCGTGACGAAGTGGCCGGTGCCCAGCTTGGTGGTCTTGCGCGCCGACACCGACTCGATCACCGCGTCGAAGGTGATCACGTCCCCGGGGCGCAGCGGGCGGAGGTACTCCTGCTCGCAGTCGGTGGCCACGATCGAGGTGTAACCGGCGTCGTCGAGAAGGGCGGACAGCTCGTCGTACGCGCCGCCGCGGCCCCGGTGTCCGGAGAGCCCGCCCATCGTCCACGCCTGGAGCATGGTCGGCGGGGCGACGGCGTCCGGCCCCCGGTAGGCGGGGTGGGCGTCGCCCATCGCCTCGCACCAGTGCCGGATCATCGTCTCGTTGACCGGGTCCTTTCCCACGCCCGCGGTCGACGCCGGGCGGCCCTCGAACGCCTTGAGTGCCCGCTCGTACGAGGCGCCACCGGGCGCTCCGGCGCCCGAGGTCCCGGCGTCCCGTCCGGCGTCCCGCCCCGAGGTCCCTGCATCCCCACTCACCGCTGCCGCCCCCTCCGCATCCCCAGTCGCATCGTGGCCACGATCTCCCTCTGCACCTCGCCGACCCCGCCCCCGAACGTGTTGATCTGGGCGGCGCGGTTCATCCGCTCCAACGCGCCGTCCCCGTGGGCGCCCGGCGAGCCCGCCCGGACGAGCGCGGTGTCGCCGACCACCTCCTGGCACATCCGGTAGACCTCGACCGTGCTCTCCGTCCCGGCGAACTTGACCCCGCTGGCGTCCCCGGGGCTCAGCGTCCCGGCGCCCACGTCCCCGACCAGCCGCCAGTTGAGCAACCGGGTGGCGGCCAGCCGGGCGTGCGCCTCGGCGAGCCGGGCCCGCACCCAGGGCCGGTCGGCGGGCCGCTCCCCGGTCTCCGGGTCCGGCGTACGGGCGTGGGCCAGCGCGGCCTCGTAGGCGTCCTCGGCCTGCATCCCGAGGGCGGCCAACGCGACCCGCTCGTGGTTGAGTTGGTTGGTGATCAGCCCCCAGCCGCCGTTCTCCTCCCCCACGAGGTTCCCGTACGGGACGCGCACCCCGTCGTAGTAGGTCGCGGTGGTCATCAGTCCGCCGACCGTCTCGATGGGGGTCCAGGAGAAGCCGGGCGCATCGGTCGGCACGAGGATGATCGAGATGCCGCGGTGCTTGGGGGCGTCGGGGTCGGTGCGGCAGGCGAGCCAGATCCAGTCGGCCTGGTGGGCGTTGCTGGTGAAGCTCTTGCTGCCGCTGATCAGCCAGTCGGGGCCCTCCGAACCGCCCGCCGGGCCCTCCGCTTTCACCGCTCGCGTCCGTAGCGACGCCAGATCGGTGCCGGCCTCCGGCTCCGTGTAGCCGATCGCGAAGACCAGCTCGCCCGTGAGGATGCGCGGCAGGAAGAAGTCCTTCTGGGCCTGCGTCCCGTACTTCATCAGCGTCGGGCCGACGGTGTTCAGCGTGACCATCGAGACCGGGGCGCCCGCGCGGTACGCCTCGTCGAAGAAGACGAACTGCTCGTCGGGGCCGCGCCCCTGCCCTCCGTAGGCGGTCGGCCAGCCCAGGCCCAACAGGCCGTCGGCGCCGATCCGGCGCAGCACCGCGCGCTGCGCGACCGGGTCCGCGACCGGCCCGTCCGGCAGCACGTCGCGGAAGTACGCACGGAGTTCGGCGCGCAGGCGCCGCTGGCGCGGAGTGGGGGCGAGATGCACGTCGGCGGGCCTTCCTTCGGGTGACGGCCGTACGAACGAGCGAGCGGGTTTCTGACTGTCCGTCAGAAACCCGCTCGCTGTCAAGGTCCGCGCGGTGAACCCCAGAGCGGCCCACTTGTCCGCCGCGCGGCACCTCGTCTCACCCTCCGGTCAACCGCCGCACCCGTGCGCGGCGGACCGACTCACCAGATCTGGTCGAAGTCGACGTCGGGGTTGCTCTGGTCGATCACCGTGACGCCGCTGCCGTTCACACTCGCGGTGTTGTTCCGGTTGGACGCCCCGGGACCGTTGGCGACCTGCTGGCCGGTGGTGGAGTTGCCGTTGTTGATGCCGCCGACGCCGCCCACCTGGCTGGTGGAGGCCGCGCTCGACCCGTTGTTCGCGAAGCCACCGTTGTCGGCCTGCGCCACACCGGCACAGAGCGCCGCGGCGAAGGGCAACGCGAGCGCGACAGCCATGACGCGGGCGGTACGGGTGCTTGCCATGTCTTCCTCCTACGGAACGCAACCTCTGGGTTGTGACCTGCATGGATCCGGTAAGTGGACCCGGTCGCCGGACCGCTCCCGGACCGGACCCGCATTCCCGGGCCCCGCTCCGGATCGCCGGCCCCGACCGGTCCGTAAAGTGCTAACTCCAGCTGCTCACCGGGTAGTTGGCCGACCACCCCGGTTCCTGCCTCGACGTCGCGACCACAGGATTGCCCACCCGGTCCCCGGCGAACCCACGAGGAAAGGTCGGTTCCCCCGCAAGCATGAGAGGCCCCGGGTAAACCCCGACGCCTCCACTCGCACCACCCGCACGCCCCCGCGGACCTCGGACGATGCACCGCGACCCGCTCCCCCAAGGGAAAGTGCGCCCCTCGTCCGCCCGGCGGACCCGGCGCACTTGTGATCTTCGTCGCGCGCCCACGCTCCCCCCCTTCCCTTTCTCGAACATCCGTACGAAAATGAAGCCATGGCCACGCCCCACCGCCATACCGCATTGACCACCGCACACCCGGCGACGCCCGCGTTCCCGCCTGACCCCCCGGCCGACCTCAGGCCCACCCCCCGGCCGGACCCGCCCCCGGCCCGGCTCCTCGCCCCGGCCGACGCCCACCACGCCGCCCTCGCCCACGCCCTGCGCGCCGCCGAGCACGGCTACCCGGTCATCCCCCTGACCCGCACCAAACTCCCCGCGCTGCGCTCCCCGCACCACGACCACCGCGCCCACGGCACCCACCACACCCGCAGCACCCACGACGAACCGGTGGCCCCGCCCTGCCACGGCTCCTGCGGACGCCTCGGCCACGGCGTCCACGACGCCACCACCGACCCGCTCGCCATCCGCCGGATGTTCGCCGCCGCCCCCTGGGCCACCGGCTACGGCATCGCCTGCGGCCGGGCCCCGCACCACCTCGTCGGCATCGACCTCGACACCAAGCACGGCGCGGACGGCCACACCGCCCTGCGCCTGATCGCCGCGGCCCACGGCTTCCCGCTCCCCCCGACGGTCACCGTCCTGACCCCCAGCGGCGGCCGTCACCTCTGGTTCACCGGCCCGCCCGCGCCGCCGGTCCCCAACTCCGCCGGCCGGCTCGCCCCGGGCATCGACGTCCGCGGCGCGGGCGGCTATCTGGTCGGCCCCGGCTCCCTCACCACCCACGGCCGGTACGTCCTCGCGCCGGACGCACCCCGCCGCCCCGCCCCGGCCCCGCCCGCCCTGCTGGCG is a genomic window containing:
- a CDS encoding Uma2 family endonuclease, with the translated sequence MSGVRCRGYRALRALVESSQKCIPGKLEITREGIVHDVPTPLGRHELTVARIRRLLEKLTPERLAVHSGTPDVEDEEIGVLRCPEIMVIAESDMECDGSIDPRTLVAAIEVVSRSNPDNDWVGKVRDYPLMGIPVYAIFDPRTGSGAVFTDIHSTPDGPRYAVRKDFVYGEDVTIAEWTISTRDLPRYA
- a CDS encoding DUF397 domain-containing protein, which produces MSLKPSIGNSTELAWVKSSYSNSNEDHDCVEVAWTKSSYSGQGNGNECVEVASTPDTIHIRDSKNANGPHLHVPPAAWADFVAFTRR
- a CDS encoding bifunctional MaoC family dehydratase N-terminal/OB-fold nucleic acid binding domain-containing protein, translating into MSGDAGTSGRDAGRDAGTSGAGAPGGASYERALKAFEGRPASTAGVGKDPVNETMIRHWCEAMGDAHPAYRGPDAVAPPTMLQAWTMGGLSGHRGRGGAYDELSALLDDAGYTSIVATDCEQEYLRPLRPGDVITFDAVIESVSARKTTKLGTGHFVTTRMDVRANGEPAGTHRFRVLKYAPAARHSPGGRGPGRGGPSRPRPKRPRPVVNRDNAGFWAGVADRRLLVQRCGGCGTLRFPWLPGCNGCGSADWDTVEASGAGTVYSYVVMHHPPFPAFSEPAVEADAGAAPGAGAAEGAAGPYAVGLIELAEGVRMVSNVIGVPPDRVRIGMPVRLEFLQADEELLLPVFRAAPDAGGGAPDADGER
- a CDS encoding SigE family RNA polymerase sigma factor, producing the protein MTTTACTTASTAATFPSFASYVRARGPVLLRAARSLSSNPNDAEDLLQTALTKTYVAWERIEDHRALDGYVRRALINTRTSQWRKRKVEEFACDELPEPDPTPAPDPAELQGLRDAMWRAIMRLPARQRAMVVLRYYEDLSEAQTAEVMEVSIGTVKSAVSRALAKLRDDPELAVLGLSRVAA
- a CDS encoding acyl-CoA dehydrogenase family protein, whose amino-acid sequence is MDFTPTEEQRAASLLAAEIFGDLSTPERLAALGTSADADLWKALCAAGLPGAVAETGLLGLVLMLEEQGRTTAQVPFAASCVYGLLALGAYGSAEQRARLLPGLRDGTEVAAGAFARTAGAGVPRPVPSGPPTTGAPGRLTGTVPVVPWLCEATLVLVPDARRGLWLVRVGDPGVGVEPVATTAPWSAGRLTLRDAPAEPLDGPAPHPADGPAPHDPYAEVLATARIAFAGLQAGVCAGALARAVAHTTTREQFGRPLAANQGVQLRAAEAYMDIEAIRVTAYEAAWRRDAGMDAAPHALTAAWWASEAGTRVVHTGQHLHGGIGADLDHPVHRHFLWGRQLDAHLGAGAELLEELGALLTKEPHA
- a CDS encoding MaoC/PaaZ C-terminal domain-containing protein; its protein translation is MTTEADADAAGTRAARDADPAAAPRPGLELPPLTLPITRTLIVSGAIASRDYQDVHHDAEAAGEKGSPDIFMNILTTNGLVGRYLTDHFGPHSVLRKVAIRLGAPNYPGDTMVLRGTITDVDTGGGTDGDGVTVQVRVVGANGLGNHVTGTVTVELAAVAR
- a CDS encoding helix-turn-helix domain-containing protein, which translates into the protein MEFQRPGYTIIGDHLAQHRELSMTAIGLGVHILSLPEGSRVDIRTLANRFPEGRQRIAAGLRELEKHGYLKRVAKRLEDGRMVTVTISYNNPAATKERLAGEAKPVERAARPKPAPERKPASPPPPPPPPPPPPSPPPSPPTPPRAEAPRRPPAARPPLPRSRSAQHLTTATALLANLRRDDARLLLPVRDIDRLAPGVAAWLERGVAPEAVRRALSTDLPDPVRNSAGLIAHRLTALLPPPLPETPPPPEPTAPGLAPFQTCDGCERAFRAREAGLCRDCRQDGQRLGPPPERGVT
- a CDS encoding acyl-CoA dehydrogenase family protein, whose amino-acid sequence is MHLAPTPRQRRLRAELRAYFRDVLPDGPVADPVAQRAVLRRIGADGLLGLGWPTAYGGQGRGPDEQFVFFDEAYRAGAPVSMVTLNTVGPTLMKYGTQAQKDFFLPRILTGELVFAIGYTEPEAGTDLASLRTRAVKAEGPAGGSEGPDWLISGSKSFTSNAHQADWIWLACRTDPDAPKHRGISIILVPTDAPGFSWTPIETVGGLMTTATYYDGVRVPYGNLVGEENGGWGLITNQLNHERVALAALGMQAEDAYEAALAHARTPDPETGERPADRPWVRARLAEAHARLAATRLLNWRLVGDVGAGTLSPGDASGVKFAGTESTVEVYRMCQEVVGDTALVRAGSPGAHGDGALERMNRAAQINTFGGGVGEVQREIVATMRLGMRRGRQR
- a CDS encoding ATP-binding protein, whose product is MNQQIAEPKLLFRIQLSATRRGARLARLLGTEQLRSWGLPFEEPGQVIAELAANAVSHGHVPGRDFRLALAADADTLCIGVTDARGERLPAQRAPAEGESGHGLLIVGALAHRWGTVRGPFPCKTVWAEFDLPMWDRPGAGEPGSGEAGCSNNS
- a CDS encoding lipid-transfer protein, coding for MTRHRPDALGGRAAIVGIGATDFSKDSGRSELKLAVEAVHAALADAGLAPDDVDGLVTFTMDTNPEITVAQAAGIGELTYFSRVHYGGGAACATVQQAALAVATGLADVVVCYRAFNERSGRRFGAGVQQREPSAEGTALGWNLPFGLLTPASWVAMAAQRYLHAYGLTPDAFGHVAVTDRRHAARNPAAYFHGKPITLADHAASRWIVEPLRLLDCCQETDGAQAIVVTSAERARDLPHPPAVITAAAQGAGRAQEQMTSFYRDDLTGLPEMNVVARQLWRTSGLTPADIDVAILYDHFTPFVLMQLEEFGFCDRGAAADFVAADTLPLNTHGGQLGEAYLHGMNGIAEAVRQLRGTSVNQAGTPAHTLVTAGTGVPTSGLVLGREG
- a CDS encoding bifunctional DNA primase/polymerase — protein: MATPHRHTALTTAHPATPAFPPDPPADLRPTPRPDPPPARLLAPADAHHAALAHALRAAEHGYPVIPLTRTKLPALRSPHHDHRAHGTHHTRSTHDEPVAPPCHGSCGRLGHGVHDATTDPLAIRRMFAAAPWATGYGIACGRAPHHLVGIDLDTKHGADGHTALRLIAAAHGFPLPPTVTVLTPSGGRHLWFTGPPAPPVPNSAGRLAPGIDVRGAGGYLVGPGSLTTHGRYVLAPDAPRRPAPAPPALLALLLPPLGTPPPPPYATPRGHRQPPADALLRFVRASPSGQRNTRLFWAACRAYEAGLGPELAERLVAAARHTGLSESEARATLASASRH
- a CDS encoding helix-turn-helix domain-containing protein, translating into MAVQEVEVMQSDSSDDSSWPLAPGDDDQPSVVLVGRQLKLWRTAAGLRVPDFAKSMGYSADLVYKIERGARIPRPDYLDKADRVLNAGGKIAAMAEDMESARYPKKVRDLKRWEDEAVELGSYENHNLHGLLQTEEHMRALYEMRRPAYTSEEVDLRVSARMTRRSIFDRTPAPALTFVQEEVTLRRPIGGRMVHQRQLERLLEVGQLRNVEIQVMPTNRDDHASMDGRIQLLKFGDGSIVGHSMSQYGSRPVEDPKLIQVLELRYGIIRAQALTPRESLAFVEKLLGET